From Danio rerio strain Tuebingen ecotype United States chromosome 2, GRCz12tu, whole genome shotgun sequence:
tacaaatttcagtcttttaaatgtgataatcgcgattattattattttttttaaaagtgcgattaattagttaattttttaatcaattgacagcgctacttaaaatatatctttatcttttaacctttaataaataatcaaatactgCGATGAGACTATTGCGGAGGTACACATTGCGGCATCGATGCTCAAGCATTATACTGTTCAGCCCTAATGGGTGATATATATTCTGCGTCACCAATAATATTGAGGCCATGTGTTTGTTTGAGAAGTCAGCATATTGATTATGCGACAGGCTTACAGACTATCCATTTTAAAACAGTTCACTTAATAATCGGTTATGGCCAATCTAACCATTGTTATCAGTAAAATCATCTATCAGCCGACCTTTAAACGCTAGCAATTACCTTGATTTTTCCATCATGATGTGCTGATCCCAGAGCAGTAGAAACTTTCAGAAGTGTGCCAGCCGACAGGTGGATCTTAAAGTGTCTGAAAAAGTGAGTCTCCATGCCGCTCATGAAAGCCTGGACGTCTTTAATATCGATGCGGTCATCAGTGTTCTCCTGAGGGTGAATGCTGTTCCAGAGCTCCCAGGCGTCCTGTGGGTTCACAGTGTACAGGACGTCCAGAGGCGGCTCTGTCGGCAGACTCCAGGACAGTTTGAGATAGCGAATATTGCAGGCGGGATGGCAACCCGTCCACAACGCAGCCAGCCAGTTTAGAGTGCTGGAGTTTAAAGCCAAAGAGCCAAAGTTGCAATCAAAAGCCCTCTCGAACCAGGACTTAACCAGGTTTGTTAGAGACTCTGGTCCGCTTGTGCAGAACAGAGGCAAGCTGACGAAATCAGGAGGTAATGAGCGCAGGTATTCTGGATCACCGTTGACACACGTGAGCCAACCGCGCCACACTACTTTAGGTGCATCAGCTGCTGCAGCAAACACTGGTTTGGATTGAATCTAAGGGAGGAAAGAGGACAACCTGCATgaatgggacttttattttgtaccGTCTCTTGTCTCTACTGTGTTTTTGATCAAGTTAATACagtaataatgtgaaatattacCCCCCCCCAACTGTTGCAGACTTGTCTACATAAATGAATGTAGTCAGAGTGAATGCAAACATGCTTGTGTCTAACATGATTCTGCATTTCTAGAAAATCAAATTAGGAATGTGCATGGAAAAGAAGAGCCAAATCCAAACCCTTTTGGAGACCCCTACTGATCTACTAGCAACTTTAAATCCAAGATCCCTGATCCTCTCCTCCCCACCACAAAACCACTCATAACATTAGGCAATCCTGAGTGAGgatcacacaggtgagtgggtttgaaaAACCATCTGTAGAAaatacaccagacacttacaaTCACTACATATCTTTcgaaaaacattgtgcattttctgagtgtgcttcacaaAGGTGAGAGACAAAACCACTTAAACATTCCTCTTACAAGGATTCAATAGGTTAAACAATGTTCACTTATGAAAATACAAAAATCATGTTGCACTACTACTTTTTAACCTTAAATGCCTCTTTTTCGTTAATACTGCATAATATTGTTTCTGTTTAATGTAAATTACTTGTATAGTCAGTCTTAGGTTGTGTGTAAAGTTTAACtatagcagagatgcccaaagtagggcctgtgGACCAAAGTTGATGGCtgtttgat
This genomic window contains:
- the cenpl gene encoding centromere protein L, whose translation is MEGRGSAVNTPASRPVTRKSKSYGRSCVEAPSYFWQTPGHLTVLKVPTSRGAAKSQIITNKVDPEHIALLVKNEWKLSYVTPLHHFRHTQLKSYAKHLSAFIVAEKQQGVAVEVGLDAGFKVTFTAVLGLAETDEDAETVFIQIQSKPVFAAAADAPKVVWRGWLTCVNGDPEYLRSLPPDFVSLPLFCTSGPESLTNLVKSWFERAFDCNFGSLALNSSTLNWLAALWTGCHPACNIRYLKLSWSLPTEPPLDVLYTVNPQDAWELWNSIHPQENTDDRIDIKDVQAFMSGMETHFFRHFKIHLSAGTLLKVSTALGSAHHDGKIKIGNSDYITTLLALLTECALLKMPT